From one Pseudactinotalea sp. HY158 genomic stretch:
- a CDS encoding MFS transporter — protein MVSLTRRATVAIDRAERPLFGAVLLGAFFGVIGQNTVGMIGPFLSAEFSIDATILGTLNAFTFASMALGSIILGWVAGRAGLRQSLRWGVGFIVVGSLIGAAGDGMTAFALSRIVTGIGLGGLSTNSVATLTALVSATARGSAVSLLNVAAGGLGNVAAFLFGLGIVGVFAAPEQAGGHGWRVILIAIAVLGVIVWLTYRAIPDVTKGAAPAGAPAQASADSGALRPPLVRAAASYFVTAGCTLTVLTFLPTLLASSGGVSSSESLLLAAIVQVGGLVGACFSLLFAANGGVKRYVIGAGTLCVGVCLAIVLQGHHIAVLMTSALLFQLAGVFAVTLYWRWFPMLFSSSERPRGMGIIIGSGSLGAVGLTWAGGVLLDRGGPALLFGGIGCAYLILLVCVSFVPERPSFDRH, from the coding sequence CAGCCTGACGAGACGCGCCACCGTGGCGATCGACCGTGCGGAGCGCCCGCTGTTCGGAGCGGTGCTTCTAGGCGCGTTCTTTGGCGTGATCGGCCAGAACACCGTGGGCATGATCGGCCCGTTCCTGTCCGCCGAGTTCAGCATCGACGCGACGATCCTCGGCACCCTCAACGCATTCACATTCGCCTCGATGGCCCTCGGAAGCATCATTCTGGGGTGGGTTGCAGGCAGGGCCGGGCTGCGGCAGTCTCTGCGGTGGGGCGTCGGCTTCATCGTGGTGGGGAGCCTCATCGGCGCGGCCGGCGACGGGATGACAGCGTTCGCCCTGAGTCGTATCGTGACCGGTATCGGCCTGGGTGGCCTGAGCACCAACAGCGTGGCCACCCTCACTGCCCTCGTGTCGGCCACGGCGCGGGGCTCCGCGGTGTCGCTGCTCAACGTCGCCGCCGGTGGTCTCGGGAACGTCGCGGCGTTCCTGTTCGGCCTCGGGATCGTCGGCGTCTTCGCCGCTCCCGAGCAGGCAGGCGGCCACGGTTGGCGCGTCATCCTGATCGCGATCGCCGTACTCGGCGTCATCGTCTGGCTGACCTATCGGGCCATTCCCGATGTGACGAAGGGGGCCGCTCCGGCAGGCGCGCCAGCGCAGGCTTCGGCGGACTCCGGTGCGCTCCGCCCGCCGCTCGTGCGCGCCGCTGCCTCGTACTTCGTTACGGCCGGTTGCACGCTCACAGTGCTCACCTTCCTGCCGACACTGCTGGCATCATCGGGGGGAGTGTCCTCCAGTGAGTCGTTGCTGCTCGCAGCGATCGTCCAGGTTGGCGGCCTGGTGGGTGCCTGTTTCAGCCTGCTCTTCGCGGCCAACGGCGGCGTCAAGCGCTACGTCATCGGCGCCGGTACGCTGTGTGTAGGTGTGTGTCTGGCCATCGTGCTCCAAGGCCACCACATCGCCGTGCTGATGACTAGCGCCCTGCTGTTCCAGCTTGCCGGTGTGTTTGCGGTAACGCTCTACTGGCGCTGGTTCCCGATGCTGTTCTCGAGTAGTGAGCGCCCGCGGGGAATGGGCATCATCATCGGCTCGGGATCGCTGGGCGCCGTTGGATTGACGTGGGCGGGAGGAGTGCTGCTCGACCGTGGCGGACCGGCCCTGCTGTTCGGTGGCATAGGTTGCGCCTATCTGATCCTTCTTGTCTGTGTGTCGTTCGTCCCCGAGCGACCGAGCTTCGATCGGCATTAG
- a CDS encoding DUF4031 domain-containing protein, translating to MAILIDPPMWPAHGTSFSHLVSDSSLTELHEFARRAGVPGRAFDEDHYDVPSARYRELIELGARAVDGRELIRALRASGLRVPAHARAGGALPALERRWLDLWTDRPDLGEHLLGRWNEEHRHYHGPAHLLAVLRRLDDLTRRGTPGLQAAGERAPAPSRRVRLAAWFHDAVYDGVPGQDEARSAELARQMLAENVPAGRLARQVADLVLCTTDHRIPAGLEAELRGDAALLIDADLGVLAEPAAGYARYVAAVRADYAHVGEQAWRAGRAAVLDHLLGADPLFRTDWAREHWTQRATENLRRERATLGAD from the coding sequence ATGGCGATCCTCATCGACCCACCCATGTGGCCGGCGCACGGCACATCGTTCTCGCACCTGGTCTCGGATTCCTCGCTGACCGAGCTGCACGAGTTCGCGCGGCGGGCCGGGGTGCCGGGACGGGCGTTCGACGAGGATCACTACGACGTTCCCTCGGCCCGCTACCGTGAGCTCATCGAGCTCGGCGCACGGGCGGTCGACGGGCGCGAGCTGATCCGCGCGCTGCGTGCCAGCGGGCTGCGCGTACCGGCTCATGCCCGGGCCGGCGGCGCGCTCCCGGCGCTCGAACGACGCTGGCTCGACCTGTGGACGGACCGGCCCGACCTCGGCGAGCACCTGCTCGGCCGCTGGAACGAGGAACACCGGCACTACCACGGCCCGGCGCACCTGCTCGCGGTGCTGCGCCGGCTCGACGATCTCACCCGGCGCGGCACCCCGGGACTGCAGGCGGCCGGAGAGCGCGCCCCTGCGCCGAGCCGGCGGGTGCGCCTGGCCGCCTGGTTCCACGATGCCGTGTACGACGGCGTCCCCGGCCAGGACGAGGCCCGCTCGGCAGAGCTGGCCCGGCAAATGCTCGCCGAGAATGTGCCGGCCGGACGGCTCGCCCGGCAGGTCGCCGACCTCGTGCTGTGCACGACGGACCACAGGATCCCCGCCGGCCTCGAGGCGGAGCTGCGGGGCGACGCCGCCCTACTGATCGACGCGGACCTCGGGGTGCTCGCCGAGCCCGCCGCCGGCTATGCGCGCTATGTCGCCGCCGTCCGGGCCGACTACGCCCACGTCGGGGAACAGGCGTGGCGCGCCGGCCGCGCGGCCGTGCTCGATCACCTCCTCGGGGCCGATCCGCTGTTTCGGACCGATTGGGCGCGAGAGCACTGGACGCAGCGCGCCACGGAGAACCTGCGCCGCGAACGCGCCACCCTCGGCGCCGACTGA